The Eurosta solidaginis isolate ZX-2024a chromosome 4, ASM4086904v1, whole genome shotgun sequence genome includes a window with the following:
- the LOC137248285 gene encoding uncharacterized protein, with translation MNVRDLEEGAANLLSYLRPEVEFTAFNVREWNDDAIECNDNEIEEISDDDGDCSVEAEKTITSKEATDMFNKTLQWAKIEMVDKSDLNVLKKLREKAVFKMLEKKKQQKRITDFFST, from the exons ATGAATGTAAGAGATTTGGAGGAAGGTGCTGCCAATCTTTTGTCATACTTGAGACCTGAG GTTGAATTCACTGCTTTCAACGTTAGAGAATGGAACGATGATGCTATTGAATGTAATGACAATGAAATAGAGGAAATTTCCGACGATGATGGTGACTGTTCTGTGGAGGCAGAAAAGACGATTACATCAAAGGAAGCTACTGACATGTTTAATAAGACTTTGCAATGGGCTAAAATTGAAATGGTTGATAAATCGGATTTAAATGTGTTGAAGAAGCTCAGGGAAAAGGCAGTTTTTAAGATGCTtgaaaaaaagaaacaacaaaagAGGATTACTGATTTTTTTTCGACatga
- the LOC137248286 gene encoding PE-PGRS family protein PE_PGRS5-like isoform X1, translating into MRLLTLLNVITFYFALSYGNSNKGSVDASNEILTEDMTLESNNGNADDISETFGETKSVAKVGAKFQGDIGGGAEISSPLGDAGIKGGLSGIATGKAGANGSSAGGAANAEFGAALVGNIGGDNGITCGIQGNIQSSGDIGIKETGGNADIDVKLNGGLGCSIGGHNIAIEGNSNIGGLVGVGLEGAANTLGKVRHDVQSKLKSPIGLANAIQSQ; encoded by the exons ATGAGGCTGTTAACATTATTGAATGTaataacattttattttgctttgagTTATG GGAACTCTAACAAAGGAAGTGTAGATGCTTCAAACGAAATCTTAACTGAAGATATGACACTAGAATCTAACAATGGAAACGCAGATGATATTAGTGAAACTTTTGGAGAGACCAAAAGCGTTGCCAAGGTTGGTGCTAAATTTCAAGGTGACATTGGAGGCGGAGCTGAAATCAGCAGTCCACTAGGTGATGCAGGAATTAAAGGCGGTCTTAGTGGCATTGCTACGGGTAAAGCTGGTGCTAATGGATCTTCTGCAGGTGGTGCAGCCAATGCGGAATTCGGCGCTGCACTGGTTGGTAACATTGGAGGCGATAACGGAATCACTTGTGGTATTCAAGGCAATATTCAAAGCTCAGGGGATATAGGCATTAAAGAAACTGGGGGCAACGCTGATATCGATGTGAAACTGAACGGTGGCTTAGGCTGCAGTATTGGTGGACACAATATTGCTATTGAAGGCAATTCAAATATTGGTGGTTTAGTAGGAGTTGGTCTTGAAGGTGCTGCAAACACGTTGGGAAAAGTGAGGCATGACGTACAAAGCAAATTGAAAAGCCCAATAGGCCTTGCTAATGCAATACAATCGCAGTGA
- the LOC137248286 gene encoding PE-PGRS family protein PE_PGRS5-like isoform X2, with product MRLLTLLNVITFYFALSYGNSNKGSVDASNEILTEDMTLESNNGNADDISETFGETKSVAKVGAKFQGDIGGGAEISSPLGGAANAEFGAALVGNIGGDNGITCGIQGNIQSSGDIGIKETGGNADIDVKLNGGLGCSIGGHNIAIEGNSNIGGLVGVGLEGAANTLGKVRHDVQSKLKSPIGLANAIQSQ from the exons ATGAGGCTGTTAACATTATTGAATGTaataacattttattttgctttgagTTATG GGAACTCTAACAAAGGAAGTGTAGATGCTTCAAACGAAATCTTAACTGAAGATATGACACTAGAATCTAACAATGGAAACGCAGATGATATTAGTGAAACTTTTGGAGAGACCAAAAGCGTTGCCAAGGTTGGTGCTAAATTTCAAGGTGACATTGGAGGCGGAGCTGAAATCAGCAGTCCACTAG GTGGTGCAGCCAATGCGGAATTCGGCGCTGCACTGGTTGGTAACATTGGAGGCGATAACGGAATCACTTGTGGTATTCAAGGCAATATTCAAAGCTCAGGGGATATAGGCATTAAAGAAACTGGGGGCAACGCTGATATCGATGTGAAACTGAACGGTGGCTTAGGCTGCAGTATTGGTGGACACAATATTGCTATTGAAGGCAATTCAAATATTGGTGGTTTAGTAGGAGTTGGTCTTGAAGGTGCTGCAAACACGTTGGGAAAAGTGAGGCATGACGTACAAAGCAAATTGAAAAGCCCAATAGGCCTTGCTAATGCAATACAATCGCAGTGA